Proteins encoded in a region of the Chryseobacterium piperi genome:
- a CDS encoding toll/interleukin-1 receptor domain-containing protein, translated as MNIPKVFISYSHDSIEHKKWTLELGARLRSNGIDAIIDQWDLSPGDDLPHFMETKLALADYILMICTDRYVLKANQGEGGVGYEKMIITSNLLTKINKNKIIPLIKQNGTFHVPTFLKTKLFIDFSKKDGFEFSFDELIRKIHNSPIYMKPEIGNNPFTTSLNTEIALASPEEINPKHNSDPINEIMKLLVSHYENGDNFVAKEDVKNVLNVSRIMFDLITGEGIAKKLFKLDKDGDFVITHDGKYYAIENKLI; from the coding sequence ATGAATATCCCAAAAGTATTTATATCTTATTCACACGATTCAATCGAGCATAAAAAATGGACTTTAGAATTAGGCGCTAGGCTAAGAAGTAATGGAATTGATGCAATTATAGATCAATGGGATCTTTCTCCTGGAGACGACTTACCACATTTTATGGAAACCAAGTTAGCTCTAGCAGATTACATTTTGATGATTTGCACAGATAGATATGTTCTGAAAGCTAATCAAGGCGAAGGTGGTGTTGGTTATGAAAAAATGATTATAACTTCAAATTTGTTAACTAAAATTAATAAAAACAAAATAATCCCATTAATTAAGCAGAATGGGACATTTCATGTACCTACTTTCTTAAAAACAAAACTTTTTATTGACTTTTCAAAAAAAGATGGATTTGAATTTTCTTTTGATGAACTTATTAGAAAAATTCATAATTCACCAATATATATGAAGCCTGAAATTGGCAATAATCCATTTACAACTTCTTTAAATACTGAAATTGCTTTGGCTTCTCCAGAAGAAATTAATCCAAAACATAATTCTGATCCTATCAATGAAATAATGAAATTGTTAGTCTCCCACTATGAAAATGGAGATAATTTCGTGGCAAAAGAAGACGTAAAAAATGTGTTGAACGTTTCAAGAATAATGTTTGATCTAATTACAGGAGAAGGAATTGCAAAAAAATTATTCAAGTTAGACAAAGATGGAGATTTCGTAATTACACATGATGGAAAATATTATGCTATTGAAAATAAACTTATATAA
- a CDS encoding TetR/AcrR family transcriptional regulator — protein sequence MRNRDLNKENIIKQKAIEIIVKDGLNGFTINKLAKACNISVGTPYVYYKDKDDLITKLVIEEGNKMESQINEGFDPDSSFEEGLRVQWTNRYRYAIKNPMILPFLEQINNSHYSQQFAEMFNEKPGMFMSEFKNNLLSFIANTVKRREIDEIPFEVYWSIAFAPLYTLLRFHQQGKSISGLPFVLTDELLWTTFDKVCKALKK from the coding sequence ATGCGTAACCGGGATTTGAACAAAGAAAATATAATCAAACAAAAAGCAATTGAAATTATTGTAAAAGATGGATTGAATGGCTTTACCATTAATAAATTGGCTAAAGCATGCAATATCTCGGTGGGTACCCCTTATGTTTATTATAAGGATAAGGATGATCTCATTACCAAACTTGTCATTGAAGAAGGAAACAAGATGGAATCCCAGATCAATGAAGGCTTTGATCCTGATTCTTCATTCGAAGAAGGACTGCGTGTACAATGGACCAACAGATACCGATATGCAATCAAAAATCCCATGATCCTCCCCTTTTTGGAGCAAATTAATAATTCCCATTACAGCCAGCAATTTGCCGAAATGTTTAATGAAAAGCCGGGAATGTTTATGAGTGAATTTAAAAACAATCTTTTGAGTTTTATTGCCAATACGGTAAAGCGTAGGGAGATTGATGAAATTCCGTTTGAGGTATACTGGTCAATTGCTTTTGCTCCTCTATACACTTTATTACGTTTTCATCAACAGGGCAAAAGTATTAGTGGGCTCCCTTTTGTTTTAACAGATGAACTATTATGGACCACATTTGACAAGGTTTGTAAGGCACTAAAAAAGTAA
- a CDS encoding DUF4919 domain-containing protein has translation MKKYIISSILVLIFQVFYAQINTDLIKKNVTENPQENFYKLLDIFKVNPSELTQEQLNQLYYGSKFVKIDYTIGNYNRESGTFWKPAQKRLSKNKAEQMVAEAESKYSINPLNKNLLDDMMNIYRALNETQKEKLCSQQKDLIIQTIEKSGDGKSEETAICVLTPGEVLQQLDILARSGPRAEFSQKMKHLPDGSVLTIYKIGKREVFVKLVGGYFL, from the coding sequence ATGAAAAAATATATCATTTCAAGTATTTTAGTTTTAATTTTTCAAGTATTCTATGCACAAATAAACACTGATCTTATTAAAAAGAATGTCACCGAAAATCCACAGGAAAATTTTTATAAACTTTTAGATATATTCAAAGTAAATCCTTCTGAATTAACTCAAGAACAATTGAATCAACTTTATTACGGGAGTAAATTTGTAAAAATTGATTATACAATTGGAAACTACAATCGTGAATCTGGCACGTTCTGGAAACCAGCTCAAAAAAGATTATCAAAAAATAAAGCAGAACAAATGGTTGCTGAGGCAGAATCAAAATATTCAATTAATCCTCTCAATAAAAATTTGTTGGATGACATGATGAATATTTACCGGGCACTCAATGAAACCCAAAAAGAAAAATTATGCTCCCAACAAAAGGATTTAATCATTCAAACGATAGAAAAAAGTGGGGATGGGAAAAGTGAAGAAACAGCAATTTGTGTTTTAACCCCTGGAGAAGTTTTACAACAGCTTGATATATTAGCACGCTCTGGACCAAGAGCCGAATTTAGTCAAAAAATGAAACACCTTCCAGATGGGAGTGTTCTAACAATTTATAAAATTGGGAAAAGAGAAGTATTTGTAAAATTAGTTGGCGGATATTTTCTATAA
- the ribB gene encoding 3,4-dihydroxy-2-butanone-4-phosphate synthase → MEKLLEKFGVSSRERVENALLKLQQGKGILLVDDENRENEGDIIFPASTITEQDMALLIRECSGIVCLCISEEKSKHLKLRPMVETNNSKNQTAFTISIEAREGVESGVSAKDRVTTIRTAIAEHALADHIASPGHVFPLIAKKGGVFERRGHTEGSVDLVKMANLGDDAVLCELTNEDGSMARLPEIVDFAIKKGMSVVTIEDIHTYRRMISQN, encoded by the coding sequence ATGGAAAAATTATTAGAAAAATTCGGAGTTTCCTCCAGAGAACGTGTAGAAAATGCACTTTTAAAATTACAACAAGGCAAAGGAATCCTTTTAGTGGATGACGAAAATCGCGAAAACGAGGGCGATATTATCTTTCCCGCCTCTACCATCACAGAACAAGATATGGCGCTTTTGATCCGCGAATGCAGCGGCATAGTCTGCTTATGTATTTCAGAAGAAAAAAGTAAACATCTTAAACTTCGTCCTATGGTAGAAACCAATAACAGTAAAAATCAGACGGCATTTACCATTTCTATTGAAGCCAGAGAAGGTGTTGAATCCGGTGTTTCAGCAAAAGACCGGGTAACAACGATCAGAACAGCAATTGCAGAACATGCTTTAGCCGATCATATTGCCAGTCCGGGACATGTCTTCCCGCTTATAGCCAAAAAAGGGGGTGTATTTGAAAGAAGGGGTCACACGGAAGGAAGTGTAGATCTTGTAAAAATGGCCAACCTGGGTGATGATGCGGTCCTTTGTGAGCTTACCAATGAAGACGGCTCCATGGCACGATTACCGGAAATCGTAGACTTTGCCATAAAAAAAGGAATGAGCGTTGTCACGATTGAAGATATTCATACCTACCGCAGGATGATCAGCCAAAACTAA
- a CDS encoding helix-turn-helix domain-containing protein: protein MDRIEFRIAFGKRVEKFRKKLGLSYRELAQKCDVDHSNISKIEKGEVDLRISTIQELAKGLEVHPQELFDFEME, encoded by the coding sequence ATGGATAGAATTGAATTTCGAATAGCTTTTGGTAAAAGAGTTGAAAAATTTAGAAAGAAGTTGGGATTAAGCTATCGAGAGCTAGCTCAAAAATGTGACGTGGACCATAGTAATATCAGCAAAATTGAAAAAGGAGAAGTTGATTTAAGAATTTCAACAATACAGGAACTAGCCAAAGGCTTAGAAGTTCATCCACAAGAATTGTTTGATTTTGAAATGGAATAA
- a CDS encoding sialate O-acetylesterase, translating into MTYSFLMIGQSNMAGRGFLQEVHPIHDEKIKMLRNGRWQMIAEPINFDRPTSGISLAASFASSWRLFHNHKDDIGLIPCADGGTSLEDWAVEEPLFQHAVSQAKAAQKISTLAGILWHQGESDSHGQKYQSYQEKLSVIIEALREELNVPDIPLIIGGLGNFLTDGMYGQYFSEYNDVNESLIQFAKDHDQCYFVSAEGLTANPDNIHFDAISQRKLGVRYFRAFEQKANIPGILADEDQVIEMINNRPLTKNEKYELLQYEFAMGIIDANTFQQQFAKLT; encoded by the coding sequence ATGACATATTCATTTTTAATGATCGGCCAGTCGAATATGGCAGGCCGTGGGTTTCTACAGGAAGTTCATCCTATTCATGATGAAAAGATCAAAATGCTGAGAAACGGAAGATGGCAAATGATTGCCGAGCCTATTAATTTTGATCGCCCTACTTCAGGAATCAGTCTGGCAGCTTCTTTTGCTTCTTCATGGCGTTTATTTCATAATCACAAAGACGATATTGGATTAATTCCCTGTGCAGACGGAGGGACAAGCCTTGAAGACTGGGCGGTAGAGGAGCCACTATTTCAACACGCTGTTTCACAAGCAAAAGCAGCACAAAAAATAAGTACATTGGCAGGAATTCTCTGGCATCAAGGAGAGAGTGACAGCCATGGACAAAAATATCAATCTTACCAGGAAAAATTAAGCGTAATCATAGAAGCCCTGAGAGAAGAACTTAATGTTCCGGATATTCCTCTGATCATTGGAGGATTGGGCAATTTTTTAACAGATGGTATGTATGGTCAATACTTTAGCGAATATAATGATGTGAATGAATCTTTAATCCAATTTGCAAAAGATCATGATCAGTGCTATTTTGTTTCTGCTGAAGGTTTAACAGCAAACCCTGACAACATTCATTTCGATGCTATTTCTCAAAGAAAACTGGGAGTCCGGTATTTCAGAGCCTTTGAACAAAAAGCCAATATACCGGGAATACTAGCTGATGAGGATCAAGTTATAGAAATGATCAATAACCGCCCGCTGACGAAAAATGAAAAATATGAATTGTTACAATACGAGTTTGCAATGGGAATTATAGATGCCAATACATTTCAGCAGCAATTTGCAAAGCTCACTTAA
- a CDS encoding T9SS C-terminal target domain-containing protein, with product MFEIIKNKHQTLTPLKTKLLLLSFLGSLLAHAQTLHFQNLSNMSVGRGAITSVIVNDNIYVSNGYQEKASDAKYVEKYNITDNSWSVLNSTLLPKRFANSETYNNKIYIFNGWGNSHLEILDLATNKITKGAINHSYTGNSGSAIYNGKIYVFGGSGLNGAATTVFSNKFQYYDIASNTWNSLPNMPTAREAKGKIVNDKLYVIGGFNGTPSRLINVYDLNTNLWIDQYTMPVGISGHSLAVSSDKIFIVGGFNNQAFLAYFDTTTNKLHQLSSNMIPRRHAAAEVYNNKLYIIGGSTTSLTSSAIKSIQVADISESVLSANAANKDQVSKAKVYTNASRDGFVISNKNNSNQFEYTVFSIDGKQITKGFAYYNKNIDLSKVQNGTTYIFRFKNEKGVLESIKIVR from the coding sequence ATGTTTGAGATTATAAAAAACAAACACCAAACCTTAACACCATTGAAAACAAAGTTATTACTTCTTTCATTTTTGGGTTCATTGCTAGCCCATGCACAAACACTTCATTTTCAAAATCTGAGTAATATGTCCGTCGGCAGAGGTGCAATAACCAGTGTAATCGTGAATGATAATATTTATGTGAGCAATGGTTATCAAGAAAAAGCAAGTGATGCAAAATATGTTGAGAAATACAATATTACTGATAACAGTTGGAGTGTTCTCAATTCTACTCTACTTCCCAAAAGATTTGCTAATTCGGAGACTTACAATAATAAAATTTATATTTTTAATGGTTGGGGAAATAGCCATCTTGAAATTTTAGACCTTGCAACCAATAAAATAACAAAGGGGGCTATTAATCATTCCTATACAGGAAATTCAGGTTCTGCAATCTATAATGGCAAAATATATGTGTTTGGTGGCAGCGGACTCAATGGAGCTGCAACCACTGTATTTTCTAATAAATTCCAGTATTATGATATTGCTTCCAATACCTGGAATTCATTACCCAATATGCCTACAGCCAGAGAAGCAAAGGGCAAAATTGTTAATGATAAACTTTATGTAATTGGAGGTTTTAATGGTACCCCATCTCGTCTGATAAACGTTTACGACCTCAACACTAATCTTTGGATCGATCAATATACGATGCCTGTTGGTATATCCGGGCACTCATTAGCTGTATCCAGTGATAAGATCTTTATTGTAGGTGGTTTTAATAATCAAGCTTTCCTAGCCTATTTTGATACTACCACTAATAAATTACACCAGTTATCATCCAATATGATTCCCAGAAGACACGCTGCAGCGGAAGTATATAACAATAAATTATACATCATCGGTGGAAGTACAACGTCTCTAACCAGTTCAGCAATTAAAAGTATACAAGTAGCAGATATTAGCGAAAGTGTACTCTCTGCAAATGCAGCCAATAAAGATCAAGTATCTAAAGCAAAGGTCTATACCAACGCATCTAGAGACGGTTTTGTAATCAGTAATAAAAATAATAGTAATCAATTTGAATACACCGTTTTCTCAATAGATGGAAAACAAATTACCAAAGGTTTTGCCTATTACAATAAAAATATAGATTTATCAAAGGTCCAAAATGGAACAACTTATATTTTTCGTTTTAAAAATGAAAAAGGAGTTTTAGAAAGTATTAAAATTGTGAGATAA
- a CDS encoding DUF1772 domain-containing protein, which produces MRPFILFIYIIIGSGILFVNIYNSLIDAPNWGRSIPSSLETARYYFQQKTPGDFFKIAGTFYHLLGLVTIIVLWNSYPQTKVYVVSAFILFILADVLTVTYFFPRNHILFVQKPIDPETATQALKEWSRMNWVRSLLLLTGVLFSSIALHKIYR; this is translated from the coding sequence ATGAGACCTTTTATTTTATTCATATACATCATTATTGGAAGTGGGATATTATTTGTTAATATTTATAATTCTCTTATTGATGCACCTAACTGGGGAAGAAGCATTCCCAGCTCACTTGAAACAGCAAGATATTATTTTCAACAAAAAACACCTGGAGATTTTTTTAAGATAGCAGGAACCTTTTACCATCTCCTTGGATTGGTTACCATCATTGTATTATGGAATTCATATCCACAGACCAAAGTGTATGTGGTTTCAGCTTTCATCCTTTTTATACTAGCCGATGTATTAACAGTCACTTATTTTTTTCCAAGAAACCATATTCTTTTCGTACAAAAACCGATTGATCCGGAAACTGCAACACAAGCATTGAAAGAATGGAGCAGAATGAATTGGGTTCGTTCATTATTATTACTAACAGGAGTACTTTTTTCCAGTATTGCTTTGCATAAAATATATAGATAA
- a CDS encoding helix-turn-helix domain-containing protein: MHDSLDEIERYIISKVKEIREQRGISQTSLSLAIGKSTSYISDIEAHSKTAKYNIKSLNLISKALGCSPKDFWPEQPILEEKYEFVKEIEIKKKSNGA, from the coding sequence ATGCATGATTCTTTAGACGAAATAGAGCGATATATAATTTCAAAAGTAAAAGAGATAAGAGAACAGAGAGGTATTAGTCAAACTTCTCTTTCTTTAGCTATTGGTAAGAGTACGAGTTATATTTCAGATATTGAAGCTCATTCCAAAACCGCAAAATATAATATTAAAAGCCTAAACTTGATATCGAAGGCATTGGGATGCTCTCCAAAAGATTTTTGGCCAGAACAGCCAATTTTGGAGGAGAAATATGAATTTGTAAAAGAGATAGAGATAAAGAAAAAATCTAACGGAGCGTAG
- a CDS encoding DinB family protein, with the protein MSFNLHKAIEVLERTPKVLTSLLEGLSDEWIYNNEGEETWSPFDVIGHLIHGEKTDWMVRTEVILSNGPDKTFAPFDRFAQFEQSKGKTISQLLEEFQKLRKNNLSILQSKHITDEDLNKTGIHPALGNTTLKHLLSTWVAHDLGHIAQISRVMAKQYKNDVGPWREYLAILDR; encoded by the coding sequence ATGTCATTCAATTTACATAAAGCAATAGAAGTTCTCGAGCGTACTCCAAAGGTTTTAACATCATTACTGGAAGGCTTAAGTGATGAGTGGATATACAATAATGAAGGTGAAGAAACATGGAGTCCTTTTGATGTAATAGGCCATTTGATTCACGGAGAAAAAACGGATTGGATGGTTCGAACGGAGGTAATTCTTTCCAATGGACCGGATAAAACTTTTGCTCCATTTGATAGATTCGCACAGTTTGAACAAAGCAAAGGGAAAACGATTTCCCAATTATTGGAGGAGTTTCAGAAATTAAGAAAGAACAATCTTTCCATTTTACAATCGAAACATATAACGGACGAAGATTTAAACAAAACGGGAATTCATCCTGCACTGGGCAACACTACTCTCAAGCACTTATTATCTACATGGGTTGCTCATGATCTTGGACATATTGCGCAAATTTCCAGAGTTATGGCCAAACAATATAAAAATGATGTGGGGCCATGGAGAGAGTATCTTGCCATACTTGATCGGTAA
- a CDS encoding dihydrofolate reductase family protein, with amino-acid sequence MKVTVIANISANGKVLLSDNPHHQLPPEAMGFYLEFAKKVGNLVIGVKTFENFLNFPQEVKEHFSGIEIVILSEKPYASKDYKTVASPEEAIEYMSEKGLHKMAVGGGTGAFNAFIDQDLVTDIYFNIHPLITGVGGVLGNNSVLNSKFKHKEYNLKDGFIQLHLSKED; translated from the coding sequence ATGAAAGTAACAGTAATTGCCAACATTTCGGCTAATGGTAAAGTATTATTATCCGATAATCCACATCATCAGTTGCCACCAGAAGCAATGGGATTTTATTTAGAATTTGCAAAAAAGGTGGGAAATCTTGTCATAGGCGTGAAAACCTTTGAAAATTTTTTAAATTTCCCACAGGAAGTCAAAGAACATTTCAGCGGAATAGAAATCGTAATACTCTCTGAAAAACCTTACGCATCAAAAGACTACAAGACTGTTGCAAGTCCCGAAGAAGCTATTGAATATATGTCAGAAAAAGGCTTGCATAAAATGGCAGTTGGCGGTGGAACAGGTGCTTTTAATGCCTTTATAGACCAAGATTTGGTAACAGACATTTATTTTAATATTCATCCATTAATCACAGGAGTTGGCGGTGTTTTAGGAAACAACAGTGTACTGAACTCAAAATTTAAACATAAAGAATATAACCTTAAAGACGGTTTCATTCAACTGCATCTAAGCAAAGAAGACTGA
- a CDS encoding winged helix-turn-helix transcriptional regulator → MSTKKNDISKEKILALKDAIELLGGKWKFCILHNLYNYETMRFKDLQEMALGISPKVLSKELQELEDNLLITRTVNNTKPVTVSYALTPHAKETEDVVNALIDFGLKHRKKIKEK, encoded by the coding sequence ATGAGTACCAAAAAAAATGACATAAGCAAAGAAAAAATATTGGCCCTTAAAGATGCCATTGAATTATTGGGTGGTAAGTGGAAATTCTGTATTCTGCATAATTTGTATAATTACGAAACAATGCGGTTTAAAGATTTGCAGGAGATGGCTCTGGGAATAAGCCCAAAAGTTCTATCCAAAGAGTTGCAGGAACTGGAAGATAATTTACTAATTACCCGAACGGTTAATAACACCAAGCCTGTTACAGTTTCGTATGCACTTACCCCACACGCCAAAGAAACTGAAGATGTTGTCAATGCCCTAATTGATTTTGGCTTGAAGCATAGGAAGAAGATAAAGGAGAAGTGA
- a CDS encoding serine hydrolase domain-containing protein has product MKSSDKIFMVLMTLLFQYLVYSQNIHSEKLDDYVNYIQKNNLDIGSISIFQDGKEMYFNSFGKIQGKKFNKNTEYQVGSITKLFTATLIFTLIEQHKISLDTPLRQYFPDVKNSDKITIQNLLEHSSGLNNYVKKDEKTVWLKEPRTQEEIMKELMNQRILFSPNENVSYSNSGYYLLGKIIEKEYHKKYNDVLKEQITGPFHLSKTQSALDHPTHIAESYLLENNLWVLTKDFYFKNIIGVGDMSSNTQDLNRFINLLFDHKILSKETVAKMKPIIGKETYGRGLMTFKFHNIDFYGNTGGTYGTNTILIFDEASKTSIALIINGEKYPRNECINDIVDIIYNDHLSYPKESTTL; this is encoded by the coding sequence ATGAAAAGTTCAGATAAAATTTTTATGGTGTTGATGACTCTGCTATTCCAGTACCTGGTGTATTCTCAAAACATCCATTCAGAAAAATTGGATGATTATGTGAATTACATCCAGAAAAATAATCTTGATATTGGATCTATTTCTATTTTTCAAGATGGGAAAGAGATGTATTTTAATTCTTTCGGGAAAATACAAGGAAAAAAATTCAATAAAAACACGGAGTATCAGGTTGGATCTATAACCAAACTTTTTACAGCAACATTGATTTTTACACTGATTGAACAACACAAAATTTCATTAGATACTCCACTCAGACAATATTTTCCTGATGTAAAAAACTCTGATAAAATTACCATCCAAAATCTTCTTGAACATTCAAGCGGGTTAAATAATTATGTAAAAAAAGATGAGAAAACAGTCTGGTTAAAAGAACCAAGAACCCAGGAAGAAATTATGAAAGAGCTGATGAACCAAAGGATTTTATTTTCGCCTAATGAAAATGTATCTTATTCCAATTCCGGATATTATCTCTTGGGAAAGATTATAGAAAAAGAATATCATAAGAAATATAATGATGTTCTGAAGGAACAGATTACAGGACCATTTCATCTTTCCAAAACCCAATCAGCACTTGACCATCCCACTCATATTGCAGAATCCTATCTTTTAGAAAATAATTTGTGGGTTCTCACCAAAGATTTTTATTTTAAAAATATTATTGGTGTTGGTGATATGTCTTCCAACACTCAAGATCTGAATAGATTTATCAACCTATTGTTTGATCATAAAATTTTGTCAAAAGAAACGGTCGCAAAGATGAAACCCATTATTGGAAAAGAAACTTATGGAAGGGGTTTAATGACATTTAAATTTCACAATATTGATTTTTACGGAAATACAGGCGGAACCTATGGAACTAATACCATCCTCATATTTGATGAAGCATCAAAAACTTCCATCGCATTAATAATCAATGGGGAAAAGTATCCGCGAAATGAATGTATTAATGATATTGTAGACATCATTTACAATGATCATTTAAGCTATCCTAAAGAAAGCACAACACTATAG
- the arr gene encoding NAD(+)--rifampin ADP-ribosyltransferase, producing MENHKNEQPANHIVDNGPFYHGTKADLQIGDLLTAGFGSNYYPEIIMNHIYFTALKNGAGLAAALAKGDGHERIYIVEPTGEFENDPNVTDKKFPGNPTRSYRSKEPIKIIGEVTEWIKLTDEELQRWRENIAKLRENPDAEIIN from the coding sequence ATGGAAAACCACAAAAACGAGCAACCAGCCAATCATATTGTAGACAACGGACCATTTTATCATGGAACAAAAGCAGATCTTCAAATCGGAGACTTGCTTACAGCTGGATTTGGGTCTAATTATTATCCGGAAATCATTATGAATCATATCTACTTTACAGCTTTAAAAAATGGGGCTGGACTTGCCGCTGCATTGGCAAAAGGAGACGGCCATGAACGCATATACATTGTGGAGCCTACCGGAGAATTCGAAAATGACCCTAATGTGACAGACAAGAAATTCCCGGGCAACCCTACCCGCTCCTATCGCAGTAAAGAACCCATAAAAATTATTGGCGAGGTCACAGAATGGATAAAATTAACTGATGAAGAACTCCAAAGATGGCGGGAAAATATTGCAAAGCTGAGAGAGAATCCGGATGCTGAAATAATAAATTAA
- a CDS encoding DinB family protein, with the protein MSLKTLVTKSVQYNNWVVNKYIDWLSTKSDEQLNQETISSFPTILKTLHHIWQTQEYWWSFISENHDFDFAQTSDVTQKEDVFNAIKNNSQKLADYVESLSEEDLEKNVKVESPWFQCDFSKYEYIQHAIIHGTYHRGQIVTMGRNIGLTDAPMTDYNFWNIYKDQQ; encoded by the coding sequence ATGAGCCTAAAAACATTAGTTACTAAAAGTGTTCAGTACAATAACTGGGTAGTCAATAAATATATTGATTGGCTTTCTACCAAGTCTGATGAACAGCTTAATCAGGAAACCATCTCAAGTTTTCCGACCATCTTAAAAACGTTACACCACATCTGGCAGACTCAGGAATATTGGTGGAGTTTTATTTCTGAAAACCATGATTTTGATTTTGCACAAACATCCGATGTCACTCAAAAAGAAGATGTTTTCAATGCCATCAAAAACAATTCTCAAAAGTTGGCAGATTATGTTGAGAGTCTTTCCGAAGAAGATTTAGAAAAAAATGTAAAAGTAGAATCCCCTTGGTTCCAATGTGATTTTTCCAAATACGAATACATCCAGCATGCCATTATTCATGGAACTTATCATCGTGGGCAGATCGTGACTATGGGAAGGAATATAGGACTTACCGATGCTCCCATGACCGATTATAACTTTTGGAATATATATAAAGATCAACAATAA